Proteins found in one Legionella pneumophila subsp. pascullei genomic segment:
- a CDS encoding SidE phosphodiesterase domain-containing protein, translating into MLYNKASFCLCKETIVPIVFDSDVLEVAEYVYKTRLSQPYTEVGSEWEYNYKNPTATLAKGDGHNLQRYITIDGKQLHRPIHGLAHTMRTLMYSQLMHCSSKKQLFPHVCQDGRTIADLSELDLKKINIAQLFFVAGRESEASYGDAYHRYHLYGAKQFEEYARKHLTHLFSEEEIELYSRCIEDREGDSFDGTPEGYLIHLSHMIDLMRCKSPVEVFLGHSKGVSGIVPTLINLFGKQDGLDIMHYARGLFAATGEAVPYIDSSEWLHLGVDSSRVQRALTVVGDINVPGQEADAKKTAQAGFSVDGCYSALTSVPTPSWYEKDLKEVDEEIIDLKEVDDKEIEKEDKLIAPPQAITTLKTEKTDSFVEKYLKPFMIWKKPELQTTQPTMEKTSKP; encoded by the coding sequence TTGTTATATAATAAAGCCTCATTTTGTTTATGTAAGGAGACCATTGTGCCTATAGTTTTTGATTCTGATGTGTTGGAAGTGGCGGAATATGTATATAAAACACGCTTATCTCAGCCTTACACTGAGGTGGGTTCTGAATGGGAGTATAATTACAAGAATCCAACAGCTACCCTTGCAAAAGGAGATGGTCATAACTTGCAAAGGTATATTACAATTGATGGCAAGCAGCTTCATCGCCCCATCCATGGCTTGGCCCATACTATGCGCACATTGATGTACAGTCAATTAATGCATTGCTCCTCAAAAAAACAACTTTTTCCACACGTATGTCAAGACGGTCGAACAATCGCCGATCTCAGTGAACTGGATCTTAAAAAGATAAACATTGCTCAGTTATTTTTTGTAGCCGGGCGCGAAAGTGAAGCTTCTTACGGTGATGCTTATCATCGTTATCATCTGTATGGGGCTAAACAGTTCGAAGAATATGCTCGCAAGCATTTGACCCATCTTTTTTCAGAAGAAGAAATCGAATTGTACTCACGATGTATAGAAGACAGAGAAGGAGATAGTTTTGATGGCACTCCTGAAGGTTATTTAATTCACTTATCGCACATGATCGATTTGATGCGCTGCAAAAGCCCTGTTGAGGTTTTTTTGGGGCACTCAAAAGGTGTTTCTGGTATTGTACCGACCTTGATTAATTTGTTTGGCAAACAAGATGGCCTGGATATTATGCATTACGCGCGAGGCTTGTTTGCGGCTACAGGTGAAGCAGTACCCTATATCGATTCATCTGAATGGCTTCATTTGGGAGTTGATTCAAGTCGGGTTCAACGCGCGCTCACTGTCGTTGGTGATATCAATGTCCCTGGGCAAGAGGCCGATGCTAAAAAGACAGCGCAGGCTGGCTTTTCAGTGGACGGTTGTTATTCCGCATTAACCAGTGTACCTACACCTTCCTGGTATGAGAAAGACTTAAAAGAAGTCGATGAGGAAATAATCGATCTTAAGGAAGTTGATGACAAGGAGATAGAAAAGGAAGATAAGCTAATTGCTCCTCCACAGGCAATAACGACATTAAAAACAGAAAAGACCGACTCTTTTGTCGAAAAATATCTGAAGCCATTTATGATTTGGAAAAAGCCAGAGCTACAAACGACTCAGCCAACAATGGAGAAGACTAGTAAACCTTAG
- the sidC gene encoding Dot/Icm T4SS effector SidC, whose translation MVINMVDVIKFKEPERCDYLYVDENNKVHILLPIVGGDEIGLDNTCQTAVELTTFFYGSAHSGATKYSAEHQLSEYKRQLEEDIKAINSQKKISPYAYDDLLKEKKERLQQIEKYIELIQVLKKEYDEQNDIRQLSGGRIPKLPSGVKEVIKSSENAFAVRLSPYDNDKFTRFDDPLFNVKRNISKYDTPSRQAPIPIYEGLGYRLRSTLFPEDKTPTPINKKSLRDKVKSTVLSHYKDEDRIDGEKKDEKLNELITNLQNELVKELVKSDPQYSKLSLSKDPRGKEINYDYLVNSLMLVDNDSEIGDWIDTILDATVDSTVWVAQASSPFYDGAKEISSDRDADKISIRVQYLLAEANIYCKTNKLSDANFGEFFDKEPHATEIAKRVKEGFTQGADIEPIIYDYINSNHDELGLKSPLTGKQQQEITDKFTKHYNTIKESPHFDEFFVADPDKKGNIFSHQGRISCHFLDFFTRQTKGKHPLGDLTGHQEALQEETSNRLHHKNEVVAQGYEKLDQFKKEIVKLLAENKPKELLDYLVATSPTGVPNYSMLSKETQNYIAYNRNWPAMQKELEKATSIPENQKQDLLRLLSRDNLQHDNLSAITWSKYSSKPLLDVELNKIAEGLELTAKIYNEKRGGEWWFKGSRNDARETQCEELQRVSKEINTLLQSESLTKSQVLEKVLNSIETLDKIDRDISAEWNLFQSTLQKEVQLFRDQLKDICQLDKYAFKSTKLDEIISLEMEEQFQKIQDPTVQQIVRDLPSHCHNDEAIEFFMTLNAEEAAKVASYLSLEYREINKSMDKKTLLEQDIPKLFKEVNTLLLSKLKEENAIDEKVHEKLSQLADKIPPEHFTRNNIRKWSATPEKLEESNLNELIKSVQSTSPQAVIEFRKAMGEIRGNHEPPRDTLGNKI comes from the coding sequence ATGGTGATAAACATGGTTGACGTAATCAAATTCAAAGAGCCGGAACGTTGTGATTATCTATATGTTGATGAAAACAACAAAGTTCATATCCTTTTACCGATTGTAGGAGGAGATGAAATAGGTTTGGATAATACCTGTCAAACAGCAGTTGAGTTGACCACATTTTTCTATGGTAGTGCGCACAGTGGTGCGACCAAATATTCTGCTGAGCACCAACTCAGTGAATACAAAAGGCAATTGGAAGAAGACATCAAAGCCATCAATAGTCAAAAGAAAATTTCACCTTACGCTTATGACGATTTATTAAAAGAGAAAAAGGAACGTCTGCAACAAATTGAAAAATACATTGAATTAATTCAAGTACTAAAAAAAGAATATGACGAACAAAACGATATCAGGCAGCTCAGTGGGGGAAGGATTCCGAAATTACCCTCTGGTGTAAAGGAAGTCATTAAATCCTCTGAAAATGCTTTCGCTGTGAGACTTTCTCCTTATGATAACGATAAATTCACTCGCTTTGATGACCCTTTATTCAATGTCAAAAGAAACATCTCCAAATATGACACACCCTCAAGGCAAGCCCCTATTCCAATATACGAGGGATTAGGGTATCGTCTGCGTTCAACACTGTTCCCGGAAGATAAAACACCAACTCCAATTAATAAAAAATCACTTAGGGATAAAGTTAAAAGCACTGTTCTTAGCCATTATAAAGATGAAGATAGAATTGATGGAGAAAAAAAAGATGAAAAATTAAACGAACTAATTACTAATCTTCAAAACGAACTTGTAAAAGAGTTAGTAAAAAGTGATCCTCAATATTCGAAACTATCTTTATCTAAAGATCCAAGAGGAAAAGAAATAAATTACGATTATTTAGTAAATAGTTTGATGCTTGTAGATAACGACTCTGAAATTGGTGATTGGATTGATACTATTCTCGACGCTACAGTAGATTCCACTGTCTGGGTAGCTCAAGCATCCAGCCCTTTCTATGATGGTGCTAAAGAAATATCATCAGACCGCGATGCGGACAAGATATCCATCAGAGTTCAATACCTATTGGCCGAAGCCAATATTTATTGTAAAACCAACAAATTATCGGATGCTAACTTTGGAGAATTTTTCGACAAAGAGCCTCATGCTACTGAAATTGCGAAAAGAGTAAAGGAAGGATTTACGCAAGGTGCAGATATAGAACCAATTATATACGACTATATTAACAGCAACCATGACGAGCTGGGATTAAAATCTCCGTTAACCGGCAAACAACAACAAGAAATCACTGATAAATTTACAAAACATTATAATACGATTAAGGAATCTCCACATTTTGATGAGTTTTTTGTCGCTGATCCGGATAAAAAAGGCAATATCTTTTCTCATCAAGGCAGAATCAGTTGTCATTTTCTGGATTTCTTTACTCGACAAACCAAAGGCAAACACCCCCTTGGTGATCTTACTGGTCATCAAGAAGCACTCCAGGAAGAAACATCCAATCGGTTACATCACAAGAATGAGGTGGTGGCTCAGGGATATGAGAAGCTTGATCAATTCAAGAAAGAAATTGTAAAACTGCTGGCTGAAAATAAACCGAAAGAATTATTGGATTATTTGGTTGCTACCTCACCCACAGGTGTTCCAAATTATTCTATGCTTTCAAAAGAAACTCAAAATTACATCGCTTACAATCGTAACTGGCCAGCCATGCAAAAAGAGTTGGAAAAGGCTACCAGCATCCCAGAGAATCAAAAACAAGATCTTTTAAGATTGCTTTCTCGTGATAATTTACAACACGATAATCTAAGCGCAATTACCTGGTCAAAATATTCTTCCAAACCATTATTGGATGTGGAATTAAATAAAATCGCCGAAGGATTAGAACTCACTGCTAAAATTTATAATGAAAAAAGAGGGGGCGAATGGTGGTTTAAAGGTTCAAGAAATGATGCCCGTGAGACTCAATGCGAAGAATTGCAAAGAGTATCCAAAGAAATCAATACTCTTCTACAAAGTGAATCGTTAACAAAAAGCCAGGTCCTTGAAAAAGTTTTAAACTCTATAGAAACATTGGATAAAATTGACAGAGACATTTCTGCCGAATGGAATTTATTTCAAAGTACTTTGCAAAAGGAAGTCCAATTATTTCGGGATCAATTGAAAGATATCTGCCAACTGGATAAGTATGCCTTTAAATCAACAAAACTTGATGAAATTATCTCTCTGGAAATGGAAGAACAATTTCAAAAGATCCAAGATCCTACTGTTCAGCAAATTGTCCGGGATTTGCCTTCTCATTGCCATAATGATGAAGCAATTGAATTCTTTATGACATTGAATGCTGAAGAGGCAGCTAAAGTGGCTAGCTATTTAAGCTTGGAATACAGGGAAATTAATAAATCAATGGATAAGAAAACGCTTCTGGAGCAAGACATCCCCAAACTGTTTAAAGAAGTAAATACCCTGCTGCTCTCCAAATTAAAAGAAGAGAACGCAATTGATGAG